CGCGCCGCCGGGCCCCGGTCCAGGCACGGCGCGTGCCAGACCGACATCGTTGTACCGCAAGCACTTACGCGACACCTAACCCGGGATTCGCGTCCGATCCGGAGGACGCCGCGCCTCCCCGGGGGGACACAGGCGGCCCCGTGGCGGGCTCAGAGCCGCACCCGCAGCCCCACGTCCAGCTTCAGGAAGGCCGCGTCGCCGATGCCCTGCCCCGGCACCCAGGTGTACCCCAGCGCCGGAGTGACGGTGAACCGGGCCCCGCGGGGGTACTCGAAGCCCGCGGCGCCGTCCAGCCCGAGCTCCCAGTCGTGCCGGATGGCGTCCGGGTCGTCGGCGAGGTCGCCCTTGTAGAACACCAGCCCGCCCCGGACGAAGGGCTCGCCCCCCAGGGTGGCGGGGAGCGCGGTCCGCAGCCCCGCGTCGAAGCCGGGGAGCTGGTAGCGGACGTCGCGCAGGAGCCCCGTCTCGTCGTCCACCGAAAAGGCGTTGTAGGTGAACCCGGCGTACACGCTGGTCCCCCAGCCACCGTAGGTGGAGAAGAGGTACCCGACGCTCCCGCCCACGGTGAACCCCGAGCCGACCCCGTCCGCGAACTCGCCGGCGGGGAGGGTGGCGCCCCCGCGCGCCTCGAACGAGAGCGGCCGCGCCGCGGCGGCCTGGGCGGCGGCGGGGAGCGCGGGGGCGAGCGGCGCGAGCAGGGCCAGCAGGGCGAGCGTCTTCTTCATCGTACGGGGTTCGGTGCGGGCCGGCCCGTCCCTCCGGGAACGGGGGGAGCGGCCTCCGGCGCGGGGGGATTCTACACGCCGCACGGGGGCGCGGCAATCCGCGGCGCCTGCGGTGGAATTTTCCTTGCGAGAGCGCTCGCGGCAGGCCTCCTGTCGCTCCCGGCGCGGCCACCCTATCGTACGAGCCATGAGCATGACCCACCTCGACGGTCCGGGCCTCCGCGGCGCGCTGATGGCGGCGTCCGAGTACGTCCAGCGCAACCGCGCCGAGCTCAACCGGATCAACGTCTTCCCCGTTCCCGACGGGGACACCGGGACCAACCTCGCGCTGACCGTCTCCTCCATCGCCGACCACCTGCGCACCCGCGACGAGGCGTCGGTGGGCGTGGTCGCGAAGCGCGCGGCGGAGGCGGGAATCATGGGTGCCCGCGGCAACTGCGGGATGATCCTGTCCCACTTCCTCCTGGGCTTCAGCGACGCCGTGGGCGACCGGGCGCGCCTGAGCGTCGCCGAGTTCGGCCAGGCGCTGCGCAGCGCCACGGAGCACGTGTACCGTGCGCTGGAGAAGCCGGTGGAGGGGACCATGATCACCATCATGCGGGCGGTCGCCGACGAGGCGGAGCGCCTGCAGGACTCGGACTTCGTCGTCCTCTTCGAGCGCCTCCTGGTGAAGGCGCGCGAGGCGCTGGCCCGCACCCCGGAGCTCCTCCCGGTGCTCAAGGGCGCGGGGGTGGTGGACGCCGGCGCCAGGGGCTTCGTCCACATCCTGGAGGGGATCTCCGCCTTCCTCTCCGGCGACCCGCTCACGGCGCTGGAAGAGGTGCCGGCCTACGACGCCGAGCCCCTGGCCGCGGCGCAGGCCGAGTACCCCACGGAGAGCGAGACCTACCGCTACTGCACCGAGGCGCTGGTGCGGGGGAGCGCCCTCCCGGATTCGGACGCGGTGCGCGCCCACCTGCGGGAGCGCGGCGACTCGCTGGTGGTGATCCGCAGCGAGCAGCTTCTCAAGATCCACATCCACACCGACGAGCCGGAGGAGGTCTTCGGCTACCTGCGCACGCTGGGCGAGCTGGCCACCCACAAGGCGGAGGACATGCAGGCGCAGCACGCGGCCATGGAGCGGGCCGCCGCGTCCGGGCACATGCGCCTGGCCCGCCGCCCCGTCTCGGTGGTGGTGGACACCGCCTGCGACCTGCCGGACGAGGTGGTGCGCGCCCACGGGATGCACATGGTCCCGCTGAACCTGGTCTTCGGCGACCAGGTGCTGCGCGACCGCGTCGACATCTCCGCCGAGGAGTTCGCGGAGCGCCTCAAGGAGGGCGCGCACCCCAGCACCTCGCAGCCGGCGCCGGCCGCCTTCCTGAAGGCGTACGCGCGCGCCGCCGAGGAGGGAGAGGCCATCGTGGCGGTCCTCCTCTCCTCGGCCCTCTCCGGGACCTACGCCTCGGCGCAGGCGGCGGCGCGGCAGCGGGAGGACGGCGACACGCCGGTGCACCTGGTGGACTCGCGCGGGGGGTCGCTCCTGCAGGGGCTGATGGCGCTCAAGGCGGCGGAGCTGGGGGAGATGGCCTGGGAGCCGGAGCGCATCGTCGCGGAGCTGGAACGCATCCGCCAGCGCTCGGGCTTCTTCATCCACCTGGATACCTTCGAGCGGGCGCTGGCCTCCGGCCGCGTGGGGCGCGGCCGGGCGTGGCTGGGAAGCCTGCTGGACATCAAGCCGGTGCTGGACGTCGACGCCGAAGGGAAGCTGGACCCCATCGCCCGGGTGCGCGGGCGGAAGAACGTGCTCCCCAGGATGATGGAGATCCTGGAGCAGCGGGTCCCCCGCGACGTGCAGAAGGTGCGCTTCGGGGTGATGCACGTGGCCTGCCCGGAGGCGGTGGACGAGGTGTGCGGCGAGATCCGCAAGCGCTACGGCCGCGACCGCGAGATCATCGCGGCTCCGGGAACCCCCATCATCGCCACGCATGCGGGCGAGGGCGCCTGGGGGATCGCCTACCTGGTGGAGGACTGACCCCGCGGCCCGCGGGTCCGCTTCACGGACGACCGGAACGACCGGAGAGACACACGCCGCCCCCGCCGTGCGCCGATACATCGGCGTGAACGATGAATGCGCGCGTAAATTTCAATTTGTCTATGGGTGGGCGCTGCCTTATCCTTGGGGACCCTGATCCGCGGCCGGCCGCGTCGGCCGCCGACACACCCCGGGAACCACGATGACCGACCTTCTCCTCGCCAACCTCCTTTCGCCGCTGGTGCTGGCCTTCGCGCTGGGGATCGTGGCGAAGCTCCTCCGCAGCGACCTGTCGCTGCCCAAGGACCTGTACACGGCGCTCTCCATCTACCTGCTCTTTGCGCTGGGGCTCAAGGGCGGCGTGGAGCTTTCGAAGACCACCTGGGACGCGATCGCCCTCCCGGCGGCCGTGACGCTGCTGCTGGGCGTGGTCACCCCGCTCGTTGCGTACGCGTTGCTGCGGCGCGTGGGGCGGCTCTCCATCTCGGACTCGGCGGGGATCGCGGCGCACTACGGCTCCGTCTCGGCGGTGACCTTCATCGCGGCGCAGCAGTTCGTGGAGCGGATGGGAGCGCCCGCGGAGGGCTTCCTGCCCACGCTGCTGACGCTGCTGGAGGTCCCGGGGATCCAGGTGGCGCTGGCGC
Above is a window of Longimicrobiaceae bacterium DNA encoding:
- a CDS encoding DegV family protein — its product is MTHLDGPGLRGALMAASEYVQRNRAELNRINVFPVPDGDTGTNLALTVSSIADHLRTRDEASVGVVAKRAAEAGIMGARGNCGMILSHFLLGFSDAVGDRARLSVAEFGQALRSATEHVYRALEKPVEGTMITIMRAVADEAERLQDSDFVVLFERLLVKAREALARTPELLPVLKGAGVVDAGARGFVHILEGISAFLSGDPLTALEEVPAYDAEPLAAAQAEYPTESETYRYCTEALVRGSALPDSDAVRAHLRERGDSLVVIRSEQLLKIHIHTDEPEEVFGYLRTLGELATHKAEDMQAQHAAMERAAASGHMRLARRPVSVVVDTACDLPDEVVRAHGMHMVPLNLVFGDQVLRDRVDISAEEFAERLKEGAHPSTSQPAPAAFLKAYARAAEEGEAIVAVLLSSALSGTYASAQAAARQREDGDTPVHLVDSRGGSLLQGLMALKAAELGEMAWEPERIVAELERIRQRSGFFIHLDTFERALASGRVGRGRAWLGSLLDIKPVLDVDAEGKLDPIARVRGRKNVLPRMMEILEQRVPRDVQKVRFGVMHVACPEAVDEVCGEIRKRYGRDREIIAAPGTPIIATHAGEGAWGIAYLVED
- a CDS encoding sodium-dependent bicarbonate transport family permease, whose translation is MTDLLLANLLSPLVLAFALGIVAKLLRSDLSLPKDLYTALSIYLLFALGLKGGVELSKTTWDAIALPAAVTLLLGVVTPLVAYALLRRVGRLSISDSAGIAAHYGSVSAVTFIAAQQFVERMGAPAEGFLPTLLTLLEVPGIQVALA